A DNA window from uncultured Methanoregula sp. contains the following coding sequences:
- a CDS encoding F420-dependent methylenetetrahydromethanopterin dehydrogenase has translation MVVKVGVAKLGNIASGVMAELLLDERADREDMQTFMATSGTKLEPADVDRVVSNLKAYKPDFCIVVSPNGVLPGPTNAREELAKAGIPVIIITDDVTTKKEWEGVKASKFGYIIMKADSMIGARREFLDPVEMADFNGNLVKVLAVTGAFRKLQIAVDKVIDQVKAGKSGDALELPKIVMTTDKAVDGEFTNNYALAKARAAHEIAMAVAGQNVKGCFMTKEWEKYIPIVSSAHEMMRCAAALCDEARELEKAGDSILRQAHKKDGTLVSKHKLVAKFE, from the coding sequence ATGGTTGTTAAAGTAGGCGTTGCAAAACTCGGCAACATTGCAAGTGGTGTAATGGCAGAGCTCCTCCTCGACGAGAGAGCAGACCGTGAAGACATGCAGACATTCATGGCGACCAGCGGTACGAAACTCGAGCCGGCAGATGTCGACCGCGTAGTCTCCAACCTGAAGGCATACAAGCCCGACTTCTGTATCGTTGTCTCCCCCAACGGAGTCCTCCCCGGCCCGACCAATGCCCGCGAAGAGCTCGCAAAGGCAGGTATCCCGGTCATTATCATCACCGATGATGTGACCACCAAGAAGGAATGGGAAGGCGTCAAGGCAAGCAAGTTCGGCTACATCATCATGAAGGCCGACTCCATGATCGGCGCCCGCCGCGAGTTCCTCGACCCCGTCGAGATGGCTGACTTCAACGGCAACCTTGTCAAAGTCCTGGCAGTCACCGGTGCCTTCCGCAAGCTCCAGATCGCCGTAGACAAGGTAATCGACCAGGTCAAGGCCGGAAAGTCTGGCGATGCACTCGAGCTCCCCAAGATCGTCATGACCACGGACAAGGCAGTTGACGGTGAGTTCACCAACAACTATGCACTCGCCAAGGCACGCGCTGCCCACGAGATCGCAATGGCAGTTGCAGGCCAGAACGTCAAGGGCTGCTTCATGACCAAGGAATGGGAGAAATACATCCCGATCGTTTCAAGCGCCCACGAGATGATGAGGTGCGCAGCAGCACTCTGCGATGAAGCCCGCGAGCTCGAGAAGGCAGGAGACAGCATCCTGCGCCAGGCTCACAAGAAGGACGGCACACTCGTCAGCAAGCACAAGCTCGTTGCAAAATTCGAGTAA
- a CDS encoding 5,10-methylenetetrahydromethanopterin reductase, which yields MTYGIEFVPGNVNVKQVVNFCKLAESKDIDFAWITNHYNNRHCYPTLAAIAQATTTLKMGPGIMNAFTDTPAAMASFACTLNEISDGRAVLGIGPGDLSTLPKLAINPEKPVGRLEEAVVQIRKLCAGEEVKKSGLQFFDYDGAKLTGVTLPGKKGIPMYIGAQGPKVLDLAGRIGDGALINASNPKDFAIAIPIIKAACDKVGKKNFDVGAYTAMSIDQSEKKARNAAKIVAAFIAAGSPPDLLTRHGLDLNNVAKIKAALGKFDFKSVGELVGDKEIDAFTIAGTPEMVKQKCADLTKAGVTQIIFGSPLGPDMTNSIRLLGKYVV from the coding sequence TTGACATATGGAATTGAATTTGTACCAGGAAATGTCAACGTAAAGCAAGTTGTTAACTTCTGTAAACTTGCTGAATCCAAAGACATTGATTTTGCATGGATCACCAACCACTACAACAACCGCCACTGCTACCCCACCCTCGCCGCCATTGCGCAGGCGACCACGACCCTCAAGATGGGTCCGGGTATCATGAACGCATTTACCGACACCCCCGCTGCAATGGCATCCTTTGCCTGCACGCTGAATGAGATCTCTGACGGACGTGCCGTTCTCGGTATCGGCCCCGGCGACCTCTCAACCCTCCCGAAGCTGGCAATCAACCCGGAGAAGCCGGTCGGCCGCCTCGAGGAAGCAGTTGTTCAGATCCGCAAGCTCTGTGCCGGTGAGGAAGTCAAGAAGTCTGGCCTCCAGTTCTTCGACTACGACGGTGCAAAGCTGACCGGTGTCACCCTCCCCGGAAAGAAGGGTATCCCGATGTACATCGGTGCACAGGGTCCCAAGGTGCTCGACCTCGCCGGAAGAATCGGTGACGGTGCACTCATCAACGCATCCAACCCCAAGGACTTCGCCATTGCAATCCCGATCATCAAGGCAGCCTGCGACAAGGTAGGCAAGAAGAACTTTGATGTCGGTGCATACACCGCAATGTCGATCGACCAGAGCGAGAAGAAGGCACGCAATGCAGCAAAGATCGTTGCAGCATTCATTGCAGCCGGCTCACCCCCGGACCTCCTGACCCGCCACGGACTCGATCTGAACAATGTTGCCAAGATCAAGGCAGCACTCGGCAAGTTCGACTTCAAATCGGTCGGAGAACTCGTCGGAGACAAAGAGATCGATGCATTCACCATTGCAGGAACCCCTGAAATGGTCAAGCAGAAGTGCGCAGACCTCACCAAGGCCGGTGTGACCCAGATCATCTTCGGATCCCCGCTCGGCCCCGACATGACCAACTCGATCCGCCTCCTCGGCAAGTACGTTGTATAA
- a CDS encoding AMP phosphorylase yields MKLTAKVLDIATRGILLNRLDARSIGVMNGDRVQIINPKNGVSVAAFVETTSTIAQQGTGGIFRITNERLHLDDGDPIEVREAGRPASLDFIKKKMDGGRLTKEETLSIIRDVVSDDLSPAELTAFITASYVNPLDMDEVENLTRAMVETGEQIKFPSRPIVDKHSIGGVPGNKISFLVVPVIAASGLKIPKTSSRAITGAGGTADLMEVLAFVEFSSGEVQQMTEKVGGCIVWGGATNIAPADDRIIIQEYPFKIDARGQMLASVMAKKFAVGANLVVIDIPVGQHTKVATMQEGRKLAREFIELGERLNMKVECALTYGDIPVGHSIGPKLEVIEALRVLEGSAEPNSFIQKSLSIAGIALEMAGKAPRGSGTAMAQEILTSGKALEKFRRIIEIQGGDPNVKSSDISPGEHQFVVKSPASGYVIEMNNRSLITLARTAGAPHDRGAGILLHAKKGKLVKSGDPLFTLYADRGWRLQNAIEEGRRLMPVLVEGMLLDRVPSITEI; encoded by the coding sequence ATGAAACTGACCGCAAAAGTCCTGGATATTGCAACACGTGGTATTCTTCTCAACCGGCTCGATGCCCGCAGTATCGGTGTAATGAATGGGGACCGTGTCCAGATCATCAACCCGAAAAATGGTGTTTCTGTTGCAGCATTTGTGGAAACAACGTCAACAATTGCTCAGCAGGGAACCGGTGGCATCTTCCGGATAACCAATGAACGCCTTCATCTGGATGACGGCGATCCGATTGAAGTCCGGGAAGCCGGCAGGCCTGCATCCCTGGATTTCATCAAGAAGAAGATGGATGGCGGCCGGCTGACAAAGGAGGAGACCCTCTCTATCATCCGGGATGTTGTCAGTGATGATCTCTCTCCGGCAGAACTTACTGCATTCATCACGGCATCCTATGTCAACCCCCTTGATATGGATGAAGTGGAGAACCTTACCCGGGCAATGGTGGAGACTGGAGAACAGATAAAATTCCCTTCCCGGCCGATTGTCGATAAACATTCGATTGGTGGGGTTCCCGGCAACAAGATCTCATTCCTGGTTGTTCCCGTTATTGCTGCAAGCGGCTTGAAAATCCCAAAAACCAGTTCGCGGGCTATCACGGGTGCGGGTGGGACTGCAGATCTCATGGAAGTGCTTGCATTTGTCGAGTTCTCTTCCGGGGAAGTGCAGCAGATGACCGAGAAAGTCGGGGGATGTATCGTCTGGGGGGGTGCCACAAACATTGCACCCGCCGATGATCGCATTATCATTCAGGAATACCCGTTTAAGATTGATGCCCGGGGACAGATGCTTGCAAGTGTCATGGCAAAAAAATTTGCAGTCGGGGCAAATCTTGTTGTTATCGATATCCCTGTAGGGCAGCATACCAAAGTTGCGACCATGCAGGAAGGAAGGAAACTTGCCCGTGAGTTTATTGAGCTGGGTGAACGCCTCAATATGAAAGTGGAATGCGCCCTTACCTATGGGGATATTCCCGTGGGGCACAGCATCGGCCCGAAGCTTGAAGTGATCGAAGCTCTCCGCGTGCTGGAAGGATCCGCTGAACCCAATTCTTTTATCCAGAAGAGTCTCTCGATAGCAGGTATTGCCCTTGAAATGGCCGGAAAGGCTCCCCGGGGCAGCGGCACTGCCATGGCCCAGGAGATCCTCACCAGCGGAAAAGCGCTGGAAAAGTTCCGGAGAATTATCGAGATCCAGGGTGGAGACCCCAATGTCAAATCCTCGGATATCAGTCCGGGAGAACACCAGTTTGTTGTGAAATCTCCTGCATCGGGATATGTCATCGAGATGAACAACCGGTCTCTTATAACCCTTGCACGAACTGCGGGAGCTCCTCATGATCGGGGTGCAGGAATACTGCTCCATGCAAAAAAAGGCAAACTGGTCAAATCCGGCGATCCGCTTTTCACCCTCTATGCGGACCGGGGATGGCGCCTTCAGAATGCCATTGAAGAGGGGCGCAGGCTTATGCCGGTTCTGGTCGAGGGCATGTTACTCGATCGCGTCCCCTCAATTACCGAGATTTAG
- a CDS encoding dCTP deaminase — translation MILSASEFSRRIDQDSPDGKLIIRPYHAACQQPASYDLRAASDMTLPRGICTLVPTLEWIELPRDLAGTLRCRSSFGRRGVLLGAGFVDPGFRGQLTLCLTNMGSEEISLHKDDRVVQMVLHEVCNNNTVYTGRYQDSQGVVEAR, via the coding sequence ATGATTCTCTCAGCATCCGAGTTTTCCCGCAGGATTGATCAGGACTCTCCTGATGGAAAGCTCATCATCCGTCCCTACCATGCAGCCTGCCAGCAACCGGCGTCCTACGATCTGCGGGCTGCATCCGATATGACACTTCCCCGGGGAATCTGCACTCTCGTACCAACGCTTGAGTGGATCGAACTCCCAAGAGATCTTGCCGGCACTCTCCGGTGCCGGTCCTCGTTTGGCCGGCGTGGCGTCCTTCTGGGAGCAGGCTTTGTGGATCCGGGGTTCCGCGGCCAGCTGACACTCTGCCTGACGAATATGGGAAGTGAGGAGATCTCCCTGCATAAAGATGACCGGGTAGTCCAGATGGTGCTTCATGAAGTTTGCAATAATAACACGGTCTACACGGGTCGCTATCAGGACAGTCAGGGCGTAGTGGAGGCCAGATAA
- a CDS encoding cell division protein has protein sequence MRIVAIGLGGAGSRIVDRLYAMDRHSSKIACVQGLAIDVDEESLKNLGNLPDSAKLYFPPLDPQLGNARGSEAPTATIDISEIISRIQNYESGETDAIILCLGLGGSLTDTAPHIIAGLRSATTEAIFGLVTLPCLAEGEKRSARAADGIDMLAPILDGMILFDNETWYKKTAALKEKILNREKGWVEKLGFGKQEPEISPQMITYRLLNDSIVRRISLILRAGEFRADGGIDLAEVVLDSGEVLNTMKGMGFITIGYAVEHTDQNPLGFLSQWKPKGIFDEESKKKASRIVDLAKQAIYQEISTPCDMTSAHKALILVAGPTHELSMKGFMTVRKWIDRSIAGLETRSGDYPVVNTKNVAIIIMLSGLENIPRVGELREIRDHYRHPALRATAGAGAGEGSPTHSIRAPGEISDEMIVLPQRMQKSKREEPVTVERETSQSADELRERAFRGPVPGKDELGEEGPAKRMTARTQDITRQTVIPANAVPPQKHQRPAIQQEQIPSHPGVTAAPPKPVKSTVPQLQTEKPGVPKPVEARPSQLHHPTRVPDHQVKETPRQKIERELERQRIITAPERIKKDEREPYIPKQTPPTVIIPKTPSPSSVHYGKEAQPPAGKVAPVGTDKVPEQRTVIIARKKTVSTIPPIPPAPETTPLPKQEKYVPTDEPVSGEPLTEEPVQAEDPEGEAIDLKEPAFKVKDRIFEGKTVQKGSVPLPRDSAFLKANLHLGKKTQPDTGAGPDTDKADQEDDRDLKKNRDKSIKKKDEISWI, from the coding sequence ATGCGGATAGTGGCGATTGGACTGGGAGGGGCGGGATCCAGGATTGTCGACCGGCTCTATGCAATGGACAGGCACAGCAGCAAAATTGCATGTGTTCAGGGACTTGCAATCGATGTGGACGAGGAGAGTCTCAAAAATCTCGGGAATCTTCCCGATTCTGCCAAACTGTACTTTCCTCCGCTTGACCCCCAGCTGGGGAATGCCAGGGGCTCTGAAGCCCCCACGGCAACCATCGATATAAGCGAGATCATTTCCAGGATCCAGAACTATGAATCCGGAGAAACTGATGCTATCATCCTGTGCCTCGGCCTGGGCGGATCCCTTACCGACACAGCCCCGCACATCATAGCCGGGCTCAGGTCTGCTACTACGGAGGCTATCTTCGGACTTGTCACACTTCCCTGCCTTGCCGAGGGAGAGAAGCGTTCTGCACGAGCTGCAGATGGTATCGACATGCTTGCGCCAATCCTTGACGGTATGATCCTCTTCGACAATGAGACGTGGTATAAAAAGACCGCTGCATTGAAAGAGAAGATCCTGAACCGCGAAAAAGGATGGGTAGAGAAATTGGGTTTCGGAAAACAGGAACCGGAAATTTCGCCGCAGATGATTACCTATCGGCTCCTGAACGATTCGATCGTCCGCAGGATCAGCCTCATTCTCAGGGCCGGAGAGTTCAGGGCAGACGGTGGTATTGATCTCGCGGAGGTTGTACTGGATTCCGGCGAAGTCCTCAATACCATGAAGGGCATGGGATTCATCACGATCGGCTATGCCGTAGAACACACGGATCAGAATCCTCTCGGTTTTCTCAGCCAGTGGAAGCCAAAGGGAATCTTCGATGAAGAGAGCAAAAAGAAAGCCTCCCGGATCGTTGATCTGGCCAAGCAGGCAATCTATCAGGAGATCTCAACTCCGTGCGATATGACCAGTGCACATAAGGCCCTCATCCTCGTGGCCGGGCCAACCCATGAACTCTCCATGAAAGGATTCATGACCGTGAGAAAATGGATCGACCGGAGTATCGCAGGTCTTGAGACCCGATCCGGGGATTATCCGGTTGTCAATACAAAAAACGTCGCCATCATCATCATGCTCTCCGGCCTTGAGAACATCCCCCGGGTGGGGGAGTTACGGGAAATACGGGATCATTACCGGCATCCTGCCCTCCGGGCCACTGCCGGGGCGGGTGCGGGAGAAGGCTCTCCAACTCATTCCATCAGGGCGCCGGGGGAGATTTCTGATGAGATGATTGTTCTTCCCCAGAGGATGCAGAAGAGTAAACGCGAGGAACCGGTTACCGTGGAGAGGGAGACTTCACAGTCTGCTGATGAGCTGAGGGAGCGAGCATTCAGGGGACCAGTTCCAGGAAAAGATGAACTCGGTGAAGAAGGACCTGCCAAGAGGATGACTGCGCGAACCCAGGATATTACCCGGCAAACCGTAATACCGGCAAATGCGGTTCCCCCGCAAAAGCACCAGCGTCCAGCTATTCAGCAGGAACAGATCCCTTCCCACCCGGGAGTAACGGCAGCTCCACCAAAACCGGTAAAAAGTACGGTCCCACAACTTCAGACAGAAAAACCGGGGGTCCCGAAACCGGTGGAGGCCCGACCATCTCAGCTGCATCACCCGACAAGAGTTCCCGACCACCAGGTAAAAGAGACCCCACGACAGAAAATCGAGCGGGAACTGGAACGGCAGCGAATCATAACAGCCCCTGAACGCATAAAAAAGGACGAACGGGAACCATATATCCCAAAACAGACACCCCCGACCGTGATAATCCCCAAGACCCCATCGCCGTCTTCTGTCCACTATGGAAAAGAGGCACAGCCCCCGGCGGGAAAGGTTGCACCGGTTGGAACAGATAAAGTCCCGGAGCAAAGAACGGTTATTATCGCGAGAAAAAAGACGGTCTCCACTATTCCCCCGATTCCTCCGGCTCCTGAAACAACGCCATTACCAAAACAGGAGAAGTATGTTCCTACCGATGAACCGGTATCCGGTGAGCCGTTAACGGAAGAACCCGTGCAGGCAGAAGATCCCGAGGGGGAGGCAATTGATCTCAAAGAGCCGGCCTTTAAAGTGAAAGACCGGATCTTCGAAGGAAAGACGGTTCAGAAAGGATCCGTTCCCCTGCCACGGGACTCTGCATTTCTCAAAGCCAATCTGCATCTTGGGAAAAAAACCCAACCAGACACGGGCGCGGGACCAGATACTGACAAGGCAGATCAGGAGGACGACCGAGACTTAAAGAAAAACAGGGACAAGTCAATAAAAAAGAAGGACGAGATCTCCTGGATATGA
- a CDS encoding carboxypeptidase-like regulatory domain-containing protein produces MYSHRHRFLFALLFLVLLCSAAQATTNLLVTVQDNLDNSTIPHATVYLNGGDYARTNANGQVYITHTGEYDQNLQISMSGYDDWAQTISKNATSALAILNRKTLTLKVNLFDSDTLKPVYGANVNLTSGNITMGKQTDSLGAASFGVNGLTLYSIYINSNNYQPRSGTIDMGAENREVQYWLLPGNRYSFIITDKDTKLAVPDAEIHIDSVLVGKTDARGIANTQVTRGKSYTIQLVKPGYQTVTETRLISESDAISTMEMSKAPIGAFVYVFDESKSPLSGAEVYVNGSLSGTTNDYGRSNFPSLVTGAYLFEVRKTGYIPSSQVITVVDQGKDYTFTLPHESAALSVFVHDKDQKVVPAASIIVNGNASGTTDDNGQYTARLRFNTVYNITATKDGYQPVMVKKQVIHGNATDSVTLVIEKNLDLGLVTMVIVGAVCVLILFGLLRMIGRRRRHHSSRRNEI; encoded by the coding sequence ATGTATAGTCATAGACATCGTTTCCTTTTTGCCCTGCTGTTTCTCGTCCTCCTCTGCAGTGCAGCACAGGCAACGACGAACCTCCTGGTAACTGTGCAGGACAATCTCGATAACTCAACAATTCCTCATGCAACGGTTTATCTGAATGGCGGGGATTATGCCCGTACCAATGCAAACGGTCAGGTATACATCACACATACCGGAGAGTATGATCAAAACCTCCAGATATCAATGTCCGGCTATGATGACTGGGCACAAACCATCAGCAAAAACGCAACTTCCGCTCTTGCAATATTGAATCGCAAAACCCTCACCCTGAAAGTGAATCTCTTTGATTCAGATACCTTGAAACCCGTCTATGGTGCAAATGTCAATCTGACGTCAGGGAATATCACCATGGGAAAACAAACGGACAGTCTGGGTGCAGCCTCGTTCGGTGTCAACGGGCTTACCCTCTACTCCATTTATATCAACAGCAACAACTACCAGCCCCGCAGCGGAACCATTGATATGGGGGCAGAGAACCGGGAAGTCCAGTACTGGCTTCTTCCCGGAAACAGGTACTCGTTCATCATAACGGATAAAGATACCAAGCTGGCCGTTCCGGATGCCGAGATCCATATCGACAGCGTTCTTGTAGGGAAAACTGATGCCCGCGGGATTGCCAATACCCAGGTCACGCGAGGGAAATCGTATACCATCCAGCTTGTAAAACCGGGATACCAGACGGTGACCGAAACCCGGCTCATCAGTGAGTCGGATGCAATATCCACCATGGAGATGTCGAAGGCTCCAATTGGTGCATTTGTGTATGTTTTCGATGAAAGCAAAAGCCCGCTGAGTGGTGCTGAGGTTTATGTCAACGGGAGCTTATCCGGAACAACCAATGACTATGGCCGGAGTAATTTCCCCAGCCTTGTGACCGGTGCATATCTCTTTGAAGTCAGGAAAACAGGCTACATTCCCTCAAGCCAGGTGATAACCGTTGTTGATCAGGGTAAGGATTACACATTTACCCTGCCCCATGAAAGTGCAGCCCTGTCAGTCTTTGTCCACGATAAAGATCAGAAAGTTGTGCCCGCGGCTTCTATTATTGTGAACGGTAATGCATCCGGAACAACCGATGATAACGGTCAGTATACAGCACGGCTGAGATTCAATACCGTTTACAATATCACTGCAACAAAGGACGGGTACCAGCCCGTCATGGTCAAGAAGCAGGTAATCCACGGCAATGCCACGGATTCGGTAACGCTTGTTATTGAAAAGAACCTTGATCTGGGTCTGGTAACGATGGTGATCGTTGGTGCAGTCTGCGTCCTGATCCTGTTTGGCCTCCTTCGGATGATCGGTCGCAGACGGCGGCACCATTCATCCAGAAGAAACGAAATTTAA
- a CDS encoding NrpR regulatory domain-containing protein produces MIRTERKYIEILRILKEHQDPMGAKRLSELMAERGFILSDRAVQYYLSYLDTMGFTAKVGNQGRVLTPSGIAEMDNALVDDRIGFVISKLERLAYRNTFDPLTSTGDVAYNLSMVPKEQFEPAKAAFDEVGRAGCGFFRSYRIIERDPRIPPGYVGFITICSISMDGVFQRKGIPVKMAFGGRLEIEDGTPKGFRDLIGYRGTTIDPLELFISSGLTSISRFTQSKTGIALANVREVPCSARVQVEETIRLMNACGFVFPVTMGTEVLNLPRNPYRLSIVSFSGLNYVGNTIEKGIEIKTEIGAGNIPFSKVIETN; encoded by the coding sequence ATGATCCGAACTGAACGTAAATATATTGAAATTCTGCGGATTCTCAAGGAACATCAGGATCCGATGGGAGCCAAACGCTTGTCGGAACTGATGGCTGAACGGGGTTTCATCCTGAGCGACAGGGCAGTGCAGTACTACCTCAGCTACCTGGATACCATGGGATTTACGGCAAAAGTCGGGAACCAGGGGAGAGTTCTGACGCCGTCCGGGATAGCTGAGATGGATAACGCACTTGTAGATGACAGGATTGGCTTTGTCATCTCGAAACTGGAACGCCTTGCTTACCGGAACACTTTTGATCCGCTAACCAGTACCGGTGATGTAGCCTATAATCTGTCCATGGTACCGAAAGAACAGTTTGAGCCTGCAAAAGCAGCTTTTGATGAGGTGGGCCGGGCAGGATGCGGTTTTTTCAGATCCTACCGGATAATCGAACGGGATCCCCGCATTCCCCCCGGGTATGTCGGCTTCATCACCATCTGCAGCATCTCCATGGACGGTGTGTTCCAGCGTAAGGGCATTCCTGTGAAGATGGCATTTGGCGGCAGGCTGGAGATCGAAGACGGTACCCCCAAAGGCTTCAGGGATCTGATTGGATACCGTGGCACAACTATCGATCCCCTCGAACTGTTCATCTCATCCGGGCTTACCTCGATTTCCCGGTTCACGCAGTCAAAGACCGGAATCGCACTTGCAAATGTAAGGGAAGTGCCCTGTTCGGCACGAGTGCAGGTCGAGGAAACCATACGGCTCATGAATGCCTGCGGGTTCGTGTTCCCGGTCACCATGGGAACTGAAGTGTTGAACCTTCCCCGGAACCCCTATCGTCTGTCCATTGTCTCTTTCAGCGGACTGAATTATGTTGGCAATACTATTGAAAAAGGTATAGAGATAAAAACTGAAATTGGGGCTGGAAATATTCCGTTTTCGAAAGTTATTGAGACAAATTGA
- a CDS encoding galactose-1-phosphate uridylyltransferase, with protein MFSVREVVTSRGTLQYRKEHHTGLRCRISPDRLKRQIDQSLYLSPNADGCPFCRDAVMTVTPTFPDGRRILKGESVTFPNLFPFGEGHVVTVITREHAVVSFSRQQVEDALLSQIEALLQVDGYPSINWNFLPSAGASLVHPHMQGLSDSSPSHIFDIYRAAGEQYRKKQGRNYWDAVLEQERSSDRYLFGDEMVWSAHAVPVGEREVRGILPIATLDETENYVDLVAQGILEIISLYRELGTHAFNMSIFFDKRGNDPGFRAFCSMISRINPNPSSTSDSAFMERLHLEPVIMTLPEDLGKFYKKEKK; from the coding sequence ATGTTTTCGGTCAGGGAAGTTGTTACCAGCAGGGGCACATTACAGTATCGGAAAGAGCATCACACCGGCCTCCGGTGCAGGATCAGTCCTGACCGGTTAAAACGGCAGATCGATCAATCGTTATATCTCTCTCCAAATGCCGATGGCTGCCCGTTCTGCCGCGATGCTGTTATGACCGTCACACCCACGTTTCCCGATGGCAGACGGATCCTCAAGGGAGAAAGTGTCACGTTTCCCAACCTGTTTCCTTTCGGAGAAGGTCATGTCGTCACCGTCATTACCCGCGAACACGCAGTTGTCTCCTTCAGCCGGCAGCAGGTGGAGGATGCCCTTCTCTCGCAGATCGAGGCTCTATTACAGGTTGACGGGTATCCCAGCATCAACTGGAACTTCCTGCCCTCCGCCGGAGCAAGCCTCGTACATCCCCATATGCAGGGCCTTTCAGATTCCAGCCCGTCTCATATTTTCGATATCTATCGTGCTGCAGGTGAGCAGTACCGGAAAAAACAGGGCCGGAACTATTGGGATGCGGTACTGGAACAGGAACGATCATCGGACCGGTATCTTTTCGGGGACGAGATGGTCTGGTCTGCCCATGCGGTCCCGGTTGGCGAGCGCGAGGTCCGGGGCATCCTTCCCATCGCCACGCTGGATGAGACGGAGAATTATGTGGATCTCGTGGCGCAGGGTATCCTTGAGATAATCTCGCTCTATCGTGAACTCGGAACCCATGCATTCAACATGTCCATCTTCTTCGATAAACGCGGTAATGATCCTGGATTCCGGGCGTTCTGCTCCATGATCTCCCGGATCAATCCCAATCCTTCCTCCACCAGCGATTCCGCCTTCATGGAACGGCTCCACCTGGAACCGGTAATAATGACGCTTCCCGAAGACCTTGGAAAGTTCTACAAAAAAGAGAAAAAATAA